One genomic segment of Labilibaculum sp. DW002 includes these proteins:
- a CDS encoding L-lactate permease, which yields MDALLAFSPILLTIVLMVGLNWGAKKALPLSLLLAVIVAYTVWEIDLFHIMGYSVFGFLKAMDILIIIFGAILILNTMKLSGAMTTINNGFSGITTDRRIQAIIIGFMFGAFIEGAAGFGTPAALAGPLLVGLGFPPLAAAMVALIFNSVPVPYGAVGTPISGGAMVTLEQNLSDIGANPEVFKMALTEWVAIPNAIVGIFVPLLGIMIMTKFFGKEKSIKPALAAAPFAIFAGLAFAVPYVVIASTLGPDLPSLLGAFIGLGIIIFAAKRGFLMPKESWDFPPKSEWDKSWLSNDSTGDTGEAKMGLAKAWMPYVLIAIILVVTRIPSLGLKGWLAAQTITLSNIFGIDGLTYVLKWAYLPGTIPFILVAVITNFMHKMSPKQVLTSWKTTFKQISGAAIALFAGVAMVQLMLKSGTNGAGMDSMLTTMATSIADLSGNAYPIIAPIVGVLGSFMSGSATVSNLLFSSLQFETATILGIPQVLIVAVQTIGAALGNMICVNNVVAVCATVGCIGAEGTIIRRNAIPAFIYYLAVMIIVMVLISSGFNPLPL from the coding sequence ATGGACGCATTATTAGCTTTTTCACCTATTTTATTAACCATTGTATTAATGGTGGGCCTCAATTGGGGAGCAAAAAAGGCTTTGCCTTTATCGCTGCTGTTAGCCGTGATCGTTGCCTACACAGTATGGGAAATAGACTTGTTTCACATTATGGGATATTCCGTATTTGGATTTTTAAAAGCCATGGATATTCTCATCATTATTTTTGGTGCAATTCTCATACTAAACACCATGAAGTTGTCGGGAGCAATGACAACCATCAACAATGGTTTTAGTGGAATTACAACCGATAGACGAATTCAGGCCATTATCATTGGTTTCATGTTTGGAGCATTTATCGAAGGTGCTGCCGGATTTGGAACACCTGCTGCCTTAGCCGGACCCCTTTTGGTTGGTCTCGGATTTCCCCCATTAGCCGCAGCAATGGTTGCCTTAATTTTTAATTCGGTACCTGTACCTTACGGAGCGGTAGGAACACCAATTAGTGGTGGTGCTATGGTTACGCTTGAGCAAAACCTTTCCGATATAGGTGCCAATCCAGAAGTTTTTAAAATGGCATTAACCGAATGGGTTGCAATACCGAACGCTATTGTAGGTATTTTTGTACCATTATTGGGTATCATGATCATGACCAAGTTTTTTGGTAAAGAAAAATCGATTAAGCCTGCATTAGCAGCTGCACCATTCGCAATTTTTGCTGGTTTAGCATTTGCAGTGCCATATGTTGTTATTGCTTCAACATTAGGTCCGGATCTTCCATCATTATTAGGAGCATTTATCGGATTAGGAATTATTATTTTTGCAGCAAAAAGAGGTTTTCTTATGCCAAAAGAATCATGGGATTTTCCTCCAAAGTCAGAATGGGATAAAAGCTGGTTATCTAACGATTCTACTGGCGATACAGGCGAAGCCAAAATGGGCTTAGCAAAAGCTTGGATGCCATATGTATTAATCGCTATTATATTAGTAGTTACTCGTATTCCTTCTTTAGGATTAAAAGGATGGTTAGCTGCTCAAACAATAACGCTTTCTAATATTTTCGGTATCGACGGATTAACCTATGTGTTAAAATGGGCATACCTACCAGGAACAATTCCTTTTATTTTGGTAGCTGTAATTACCAACTTCATGCATAAAATGTCGCCTAAGCAGGTACTTACATCTTGGAAAACAACTTTTAAGCAAATTAGTGGAGCAGCAATTGCTTTATTTGCAGGTGTTGCCATGGTTCAGTTAATGCTAAAATCAGGAACCAATGGTGCTGGCATGGATAGTATGCTAACAACAATGGCAACTTCAATAGCCGATTTATCGGGTAATGCATATCCAATTATTGCACCAATTGTTGGTGTTTTAGGATCATTTATGTCTGGTTCGGCAACCGTATCTAACTTGCTATTTTCTTCTCTACAATTCGAAACAGCAACTATTTTAGGTATTCCTCAAGTATTAATCGTAGCGGTTCAAACAATTGGTGCTGCTTTGGGTAATATGATTTGTGTAAACAATGTGGTTGCAGTTTGTGCTACAGTTGGATGTATTGGTGCCGAAGGTACAATCATCCGAAGAAATGCAATACCAGCATTCATCTACTATTTAGCGGTAATGATTATTGTGATGGTCTTAATATCATCAGGTTTTAATCCACTGCCATTGTAA
- a CDS encoding FAD-binding and (Fe-S)-binding domain-containing protein, which translates to MLTGEYKKLHERLLKTITKDRMFHDPLHTLAWGTDASFYRLIPKLVIKSKSEAEVSLIMRECNDLDIPVTYRAAGTSLSGQAISDSVLVVAGDHWKKHTILDKGAKIRLQPGITGARANQLLAPYGMKIGPDPASINAAMIGGIAANNASGMCCGTSENSYKTIDSIRVILHDGTVLDTSCKESIADFKKTHANLLSDLGQLAIDVSNNKTLNARIREKFKMKNTTGYSLNALVDYSDPIDILTHIMIGSEGTLGFISEVVYKTVIEHKFKASSLMVYPDIEKACRAVSILKSEPVAAVELMDRAALRSVENDDGVPAYLKTLSEGASAILVETRAEDGKKLKEQIGIIKNAVKDIQVEIPIEFTDVPAEFAMLWKIRKGLLPTVGGMRKVGTTVIIEDVCFPVPKLAEATLDLQDLFKKYDYSEAVIFGHALEGNLHFVFTQDFGTQSEIDRYAKFMDELADLVVGRYDGALKAEHGTGRNMAPYVEMEWGTDAYNLMKQIKEIFDPRYLINPGVILNADKQAHLKDLKPLPAAHEKIDQCMECGFCEPVCVSHNLTLSPRQRIATFREITRLKATGEKPHELANLVKQFDYEALQLCATDSLCALSCPVKIDTGKLVKDLRSTEASPKAKKYAMWCADNMDKVQSYAKMGLNTVNFFHSILGSGIMGGISGGMRSLSGNTIPRWSKAFPKGAPKIVPPAVNKNNPKKVVYFPSCINQSMGVSKDYDEKVALTKKIEQLIQKAGYEIIYPENVNTHCCGMAFLSKGFKEAGIKKSNDLELALKKASNNGEYPILCDMSPCLYTMKENMEPNLKLYEPIEFINEYLADHLNFTPVDETVSVFAVCSAKKLGVDDQLVNLAKRCATNVVKPDTNCCGFAGDRGFTHPELNDHGLRDLKIQHPAEVKNGYSTSRTCEIGLTLNSGVSYQSIVYLVDRATTAKK; encoded by the coding sequence ATGCTTACAGGAGAATATAAAAAACTACATGAACGATTGTTAAAAACGATTACTAAAGATCGTATGTTTCATGATCCACTACATACACTGGCTTGGGGAACCGATGCTAGTTTTTACAGATTAATACCGAAACTGGTTATCAAATCAAAAAGCGAAGCTGAGGTAAGCCTTATCATGCGCGAATGTAACGATTTAGATATTCCGGTTACCTACCGAGCAGCTGGTACCAGTTTGTCGGGACAGGCAATTAGCGACTCTGTATTAGTGGTTGCGGGCGATCATTGGAAAAAGCATACCATTCTTGATAAAGGAGCTAAAATTAGACTTCAGCCAGGAATTACAGGGGCACGTGCCAATCAACTATTGGCTCCTTATGGAATGAAGATTGGACCCGATCCAGCTTCCATTAATGCTGCTATGATTGGTGGTATTGCTGCTAATAATGCATCAGGTATGTGTTGTGGTACTTCCGAAAATTCATACAAAACAATCGACTCTATTCGTGTTATTTTGCACGATGGAACTGTTTTAGATACTTCTTGTAAAGAAAGCATTGCCGATTTTAAAAAAACGCATGCCAACTTGCTAAGCGATTTAGGGCAATTGGCCATCGATGTTAGCAACAACAAAACTTTGAATGCTCGTATCCGCGAAAAATTCAAAATGAAGAATACAACTGGTTACAGCTTAAATGCATTGGTTGATTATTCCGATCCAATCGATATTTTAACACATATCATGATTGGTTCTGAAGGAACACTTGGCTTTATTTCCGAGGTGGTTTACAAAACTGTAATCGAGCACAAATTTAAGGCGAGTTCGTTGATGGTTTACCCTGATATTGAAAAAGCTTGTAGAGCTGTTTCTATTTTGAAATCGGAGCCGGTTGCTGCAGTTGAATTGATGGATAGAGCTGCCTTGCGTTCTGTTGAAAACGACGATGGCGTACCTGCATATTTGAAAACACTATCGGAAGGTGCTTCGGCTATTTTGGTCGAAACAAGAGCCGAAGATGGAAAGAAACTAAAAGAACAAATCGGCATCATTAAAAATGCCGTTAAGGATATTCAAGTCGAAATTCCAATTGAATTTACCGATGTGCCAGCCGAATTTGCAATGCTTTGGAAAATCCGTAAAGGATTATTGCCAACTGTTGGAGGTATGCGTAAGGTCGGTACTACAGTAATTATCGAAGATGTTTGTTTTCCAGTGCCAAAATTGGCCGAAGCAACATTAGACCTACAAGATCTTTTTAAGAAATATGATTATTCTGAAGCCGTTATTTTCGGACATGCCTTGGAAGGTAATCTTCACTTCGTATTTACACAAGATTTTGGTACGCAGTCCGAAATCGACAGGTATGCAAAATTCATGGATGAGTTAGCCGACCTTGTGGTTGGTCGTTACGATGGTGCACTAAAAGCAGAGCACGGTACAGGCCGAAACATGGCTCCATATGTAGAAATGGAGTGGGGAACGGATGCTTACAACCTAATGAAACAGATTAAGGAGATTTTTGATCCTCGTTATCTAATCAATCCGGGTGTAATTTTAAATGCCGATAAGCAAGCTCACCTTAAAGATTTAAAACCACTACCAGCTGCTCACGAGAAAATCGATCAGTGCATGGAATGTGGATTCTGTGAGCCAGTTTGTGTTTCGCACAACCTAACTTTAAGTCCACGTCAGCGAATTGCTACATTCCGCGAAATTACCCGTTTAAAAGCCACAGGAGAGAAGCCACACGAATTGGCTAACCTAGTGAAGCAATTCGACTACGAAGCGCTACAATTGTGTGCTACTGATAGTTTGTGTGCACTAAGTTGTCCAGTTAAAATCGATACCGGTAAATTGGTCAAAGATCTTCGATCGACCGAAGCATCGCCAAAGGCTAAAAAATATGCCATGTGGTGTGCCGATAATATGGATAAAGTGCAGTCTTATGCAAAAATGGGCTTAAATACTGTCAATTTCTTCCATTCGATTTTAGGCTCAGGAATAATGGGCGGAATCTCTGGTGGAATGCGTTCTTTATCGGGTAATACAATTCCTCGTTGGAGCAAAGCTTTCCCAAAGGGAGCACCTAAAATTGTGCCACCTGCGGTAAACAAAAACAATCCTAAAAAAGTGGTTTACTTCCCATCTTGTATCAATCAAAGTATGGGTGTTTCGAAAGATTACGATGAAAAAGTAGCCTTAACCAAGAAAATTGAGCAGTTGATTCAGAAAGCTGGTTATGAAATTATTTATCCTGAAAATGTAAATACACACTGTTGTGGTATGGCATTCTTGAGTAAAGGTTTCAAAGAGGCGGGAATCAAGAAGTCGAACGACCTAGAGTTGGCTTTAAAGAAAGCAAGTAACAATGGTGAATATCCAATTTTGTGCGATATGAGTCCTTGCTTGTACACCATGAAAGAAAACATGGAACCAAACTTGAAATTGTACGAGCCAATTGAGTTTATCAACGAATATTTGGCAGATCATTTAAACTTTACTCCAGTTGACGAAACCGTTTCGGTATTTGCAGTTTGTTCTGCTAAGAAATTAGGTGTTGACGATCAATTGGTCAACTTGGCTAAAAGATGTGCAACAAATGTTGTGAAACCAGATACGAACTGTTGTGGTTTTGCTGGCGATAGAGGATTCACTCATCCAGAGCTAAATGATCATGGCTTAAGAGATCTGAAAATTCAGCATCCAGCAGAAGTTAAGAATGGATATTCAACAAGTAGAACTTGTGAAATTGGCCTTACTTTAAACAGTGGTGTGTCTTATCAATCTATTGTTTACTTGGTAGATAGAGCAACTACTGCAAAAAAATAA
- the ldhH gene encoding L-lactate dehydrogenase (quinone) large subunit LdhH, which translates to MNIQDKIQEKINDEVLYKNLKGFATAYKASKDNAYKGLDFEALRTRVHDLKDRDLKKVMEQFNLFKNNVEKHGCKVFQAKTGEDACKYIADVMKKHDAKYMVKSKSMTSEEILLNHYLEKEGLQPIETDLGEWILQLANEHPSHMVMPAIHKTRQQVAKIFSDYTGEAVDPEDIKAMVEIARRFLRSSYFKSGVGMTGANVAVASTGTIGLVTNEGNARLSSTVPPVHIVLVGYEKLCDDFNQALDIVRVLPKSATGQTITSYTTWIKGRVPSHKNEDGVKETHYVFLDNGRLAFFEHPKFKEALKCVRCGSCANICPAYEMVGGHVYGDRYIGSIGLILTALYQGDEAAKDILKMCIGCRACSFNCPSGIDLQALISDLKLVVGKKYGINPIKKKVFKNVVAKPDRMKSLLSIGANFQFPLTKTNKTNQEKIISTVPMLPKEMDFRKFPALASKTFSKRFYKDGYDQFTSDRKVFFYPGCAIEYFYPEMGLAMVKLLQKSGIQVDIPKKAACCGIPAIASGDPENAKSMIYNTLDNLQGPKNYEALLVLCPTCGGAIKHEFLDFTKEDPNRYKKASQLGDMVTPIGKFLEDNNIRFKVKGNKKVTYHTPCHDSRSLDYSAESFLSSLLGKQFIPLTDTNVCCGFGGTYSLDFATISEGILTKKIENIEASSAEILVTDCPGCVMQINGGLMHKNVPVKVLHLTEFIEKHVEIIEK; encoded by the coding sequence TTAAAGAAGGTAATGGAACAATTCAATCTTTTTAAAAATAATGTAGAAAAGCACGGCTGTAAGGTTTTTCAAGCAAAAACAGGCGAGGATGCATGTAAATACATTGCCGATGTAATGAAAAAGCACGATGCTAAATACATGGTGAAAAGTAAATCGATGACATCAGAAGAGATATTACTTAATCATTATTTAGAGAAGGAAGGTTTGCAACCGATCGAAACCGATTTGGGTGAGTGGATTCTTCAGTTAGCAAACGAGCATCCGTCGCACATGGTAATGCCAGCTATTCACAAAACAAGACAGCAAGTTGCCAAAATATTTTCCGATTATACCGGAGAAGCAGTAGATCCGGAGGACATTAAGGCAATGGTCGAAATTGCTCGTCGATTTCTTCGCAGCTCATATTTTAAATCGGGTGTGGGAATGACTGGGGCAAATGTTGCCGTGGCTAGTACAGGTACAATTGGTTTGGTAACCAACGAAGGTAATGCTCGTTTATCGTCAACTGTACCACCAGTACATATCGTTTTAGTCGGATACGAGAAGTTGTGCGATGATTTTAATCAAGCATTAGATATTGTCCGTGTATTGCCAAAAAGTGCAACTGGACAAACCATTACATCATATACTACTTGGATTAAAGGTAGAGTGCCATCTCATAAAAATGAAGATGGTGTTAAGGAAACGCATTATGTGTTTTTAGATAATGGACGTTTGGCATTTTTCGAACATCCTAAATTTAAAGAAGCACTTAAATGTGTGCGTTGTGGAAGTTGTGCTAACATTTGTCCTGCATACGAAATGGTTGGTGGTCATGTTTATGGCGATCGATACATCGGATCTATTGGCCTAATTTTAACAGCATTATATCAGGGAGATGAAGCAGCTAAGGACATTTTAAAAATGTGTATTGGTTGTCGTGCTTGTTCTTTTAATTGCCCTTCGGGCATTGATTTACAGGCTTTAATTTCTGATCTGAAATTGGTTGTCGGTAAAAAGTATGGCATCAACCCAATAAAAAAGAAAGTCTTTAAAAATGTGGTTGCAAAGCCCGATCGAATGAAGTCCTTACTAAGTATTGGAGCTAACTTTCAATTTCCACTAACAAAAACCAACAAAACAAATCAAGAAAAAATAATTAGCACAGTACCAATGTTGCCTAAAGAAATGGATTTTAGAAAATTCCCTGCTTTAGCTTCAAAAACATTTAGCAAACGCTTTTATAAAGATGGCTACGATCAGTTTACTTCCGATCGAAAAGTATTCTTTTATCCTGGTTGTGCAATCGAATATTTCTATCCAGAAATGGGATTGGCAATGGTTAAATTACTTCAAAAGAGCGGTATCCAGGTCGATATTCCTAAAAAAGCAGCATGTTGTGGTATTCCTGCAATTGCATCAGGAGATCCTGAGAATGCAAAAAGCATGATTTACAATACACTGGATAATTTACAAGGTCCTAAAAACTATGAAGCGCTACTTGTGCTTTGTCCTACATGTGGAGGAGCAATTAAACACGAATTTTTAGACTTCACAAAAGAGGATCCTAATCGCTATAAAAAAGCATCTCAATTGGGAGATATGGTAACACCAATAGGGAAATTTTTGGAAGATAATAACATACGTTTTAAAGTAAAAGGGAATAAAAAGGTGACTTATCATACGCCTTGTCATGATTCCAGATCATTGGATTATTCCGCAGAATCTTTCCTTTCCAGTTTATTAGGAAAACAATTTATTCCATTAACCGATACAAATGTTTGTTGTGGTTTTGGTGGGACTTATTCTCTCGACTTTGCAACTATTTCTGAAGGAATCTTAACCAAAAAAATTGAAAATATCGAAGCCAGTTCTGCTGAGATATTGGTAACCGATTGTCCAGGATGTGTAATGCAAATTAACGGCGGATTAATGCACAAAAATGTGCCTGTAAAAGTACTTCACTTAACAGAATTCATCGAAAAGCATGTGGAAATTATTGAGAAATAA